A stretch of the Salvelinus fontinalis isolate EN_2023a chromosome 22, ASM2944872v1, whole genome shotgun sequence genome encodes the following:
- the LOC129819655 gene encoding adenylyl cyclase-associated protein 1-like isoform X1, producing the protein MCHLSPGMAALASLVQRLEVAVGRLEAVSGGGGGGGSAGGSGVVAAYVEAYDAIITGSVGQYMTLSQQIGGDVQKHADMMKQAFSCQRQLLVTASCSQKPSDASLTALLAPVSKVIQQVQTFREQNRSSTLFNHLSAVSESVPAFGWVAMAPKPGPYVKEMQDAAQFYTNRVLKDYKEKDQKHVDWVKAYLSIWTELQNYIKQHHTTGLAWSKSGPVASASAAHPACGAPPPPGPPPPPMDFSGSSGGGGDQGPDTRNALFASLNKGADITKGLKHVPKDQMTHKNPNLRTQTGPVHTGPKPFSSPKTEATAAPSRKLPPVLELDGKKWKVENQEGVQGMVISDTELKQVVYAFKCNNSTLQIKGKINSITLDNCKKLGLVFDDVVGIVEVINCRDVKVQVLGKVPTISINKTDGCHVYLSKDSLECEIVSAKSSEMNVLVPGKDGDYTEIPVPEQFKTVWDGKKLVTTCTEIAG; encoded by the exons ATGTGTCATCTGTCCCCAGGAATGGCGGCGTTGGCAAGTCTGGTGCAGCGGCTGGAGGTGGCTGTGGGTCGTTTGGAGGCGGTGTCGGGCGGTGGAGGTGGCGGTGGCTCTGCTGGAGGCTCTGGAG TCGTGGCAGCTTACGTGGAGGCCTATGATGCTATCATCACGGGCTCTGTTGGCCAGTACATGACCCTCAGCCAGCAGATAGGGGGCGACGTCCAGAAGCAT gcgGACATGATGAAGCAGGCGTTCTCATGTCAGAGACAGCTCCTTGTCACCGCCTCCTGCTCCCAGAAGCCCTCTGAT GCATCCTTGACTGCTCTCCTGGCCCCCGTCTCCAAAGTGATCCAGCAGGTGCAGACGTTCCGCGAGCAGAACCGCTCCTCGACCCTCTTCAACCACCTCTCGGCCGTCAGCGAAAGTGTGCCTGCCTTCGGCTGGGTCGCCATG GCTCCTAAGCCAGGTccctatgtgaaggagatgcagGATGCTGCCCAGTTCTACACCAACCGTGTGCTCAAGGACTACAAGGAGAA GGACCAGAAGCATGTGGACTGGGTTAAGGCCTACCTGTCTATCTGGACTGAGCTGCAGAACTACATCAAACAGCACCACACCACCGGACTGGCCTGGAGCAAGAGC GGTCCAGTAGCCTCGGCCTCTGCAGCTCACCCTGCCTGTGGCGCTCCTCCTCCCCCcggccctcctccccctcccatgGACTTCAGCGGGTCGTCTGGCGGTGGCGGAGACCAGGGGCCCGACACCCGTAACGCCCTCTTCGCCTCCCTCAACAAGGGAGCTGACATCACCAAGG GCCTGAAGCATGTGCCCAAAGACCAAATGACTCACAAGAACCCCAACCTGAGGACCCAGACCGGTCCGGTGCACACAGGGCCCAAGCCCTTCAGCTCCCCCAAGACAGAGGCCACCGCCGCCCCCTCTCGCAAGCTGCCCCCCGTTCTGGAGCTTGATGGCAAAAAGTGGAAAGTG GAGAACCAAGAGGGTGTACAGGGCATGGTGATCAGCGACACAGAGCTCAAGCAGGTGGTCTACGCCTTCAAGTGTAACAACAGCACCCTGCAGATCAAGGGCAAGATAAACTCCATCACTTTAG ACAACTGTAAGAAACTGGGTCTGGTCTTTGACGACGTCGTGGGCATTGTAGAGGTTATCAACTGCAGGGACGTCAAGGTTCAG GTCTTGGGCAAAGTTCCCACCATCTCCATCAACAAGACTGACGGCTGCCACGTGTACCTGAGCAAAGATTCGCTGGAGTGTGAGATCGTCAGCGCCAAGAGCTCAGAGATGAACGTGCTGGTACCTGGTAAAGACGGAGACTAT ACTGAGATCCCTGTTCCTGAGCAGTTCAAGACTGTCtgggatggcaagaagcttgtcACCACTTGTACAGAGATCGCTGGATAG
- the LOC129819655 gene encoding adenylyl cyclase-associated protein 1-like isoform X2, producing MAALASLVQRLEVAVGRLEAVSGGGGGGGSAGGSGVVAAYVEAYDAIITGSVGQYMTLSQQIGGDVQKHADMMKQAFSCQRQLLVTASCSQKPSDASLTALLAPVSKVIQQVQTFREQNRSSTLFNHLSAVSESVPAFGWVAMAPKPGPYVKEMQDAAQFYTNRVLKDYKEKDQKHVDWVKAYLSIWTELQNYIKQHHTTGLAWSKSGPVASASAAHPACGAPPPPGPPPPPMDFSGSSGGGGDQGPDTRNALFASLNKGADITKGLKHVPKDQMTHKNPNLRTQTGPVHTGPKPFSSPKTEATAAPSRKLPPVLELDGKKWKVENQEGVQGMVISDTELKQVVYAFKCNNSTLQIKGKINSITLDNCKKLGLVFDDVVGIVEVINCRDVKVQVLGKVPTISINKTDGCHVYLSKDSLECEIVSAKSSEMNVLVPGKDGDYTEIPVPEQFKTVWDGKKLVTTCTEIAG from the exons ATGGCGGCGTTGGCAAGTCTGGTGCAGCGGCTGGAGGTGGCTGTGGGTCGTTTGGAGGCGGTGTCGGGCGGTGGAGGTGGCGGTGGCTCTGCTGGAGGCTCTGGAG TCGTGGCAGCTTACGTGGAGGCCTATGATGCTATCATCACGGGCTCTGTTGGCCAGTACATGACCCTCAGCCAGCAGATAGGGGGCGACGTCCAGAAGCAT gcgGACATGATGAAGCAGGCGTTCTCATGTCAGAGACAGCTCCTTGTCACCGCCTCCTGCTCCCAGAAGCCCTCTGAT GCATCCTTGACTGCTCTCCTGGCCCCCGTCTCCAAAGTGATCCAGCAGGTGCAGACGTTCCGCGAGCAGAACCGCTCCTCGACCCTCTTCAACCACCTCTCGGCCGTCAGCGAAAGTGTGCCTGCCTTCGGCTGGGTCGCCATG GCTCCTAAGCCAGGTccctatgtgaaggagatgcagGATGCTGCCCAGTTCTACACCAACCGTGTGCTCAAGGACTACAAGGAGAA GGACCAGAAGCATGTGGACTGGGTTAAGGCCTACCTGTCTATCTGGACTGAGCTGCAGAACTACATCAAACAGCACCACACCACCGGACTGGCCTGGAGCAAGAGC GGTCCAGTAGCCTCGGCCTCTGCAGCTCACCCTGCCTGTGGCGCTCCTCCTCCCCCcggccctcctccccctcccatgGACTTCAGCGGGTCGTCTGGCGGTGGCGGAGACCAGGGGCCCGACACCCGTAACGCCCTCTTCGCCTCCCTCAACAAGGGAGCTGACATCACCAAGG GCCTGAAGCATGTGCCCAAAGACCAAATGACTCACAAGAACCCCAACCTGAGGACCCAGACCGGTCCGGTGCACACAGGGCCCAAGCCCTTCAGCTCCCCCAAGACAGAGGCCACCGCCGCCCCCTCTCGCAAGCTGCCCCCCGTTCTGGAGCTTGATGGCAAAAAGTGGAAAGTG GAGAACCAAGAGGGTGTACAGGGCATGGTGATCAGCGACACAGAGCTCAAGCAGGTGGTCTACGCCTTCAAGTGTAACAACAGCACCCTGCAGATCAAGGGCAAGATAAACTCCATCACTTTAG ACAACTGTAAGAAACTGGGTCTGGTCTTTGACGACGTCGTGGGCATTGTAGAGGTTATCAACTGCAGGGACGTCAAGGTTCAG GTCTTGGGCAAAGTTCCCACCATCTCCATCAACAAGACTGACGGCTGCCACGTGTACCTGAGCAAAGATTCGCTGGAGTGTGAGATCGTCAGCGCCAAGAGCTCAGAGATGAACGTGCTGGTACCTGGTAAAGACGGAGACTAT ACTGAGATCCCTGTTCCTGAGCAGTTCAAGACTGTCtgggatggcaagaagcttgtcACCACTTGTACAGAGATCGCTGGATAG
- the LOC129819656 gene encoding palmitoyl-protein thioesterase 1-like: MTTLLCLLLGAGPLLSLLVLSPVHGSDNATLPLVMWHGMGDSCCNPLSMGSIKKMIEEAIPGIDVLSLMIGKTVIQDTENGFFMDINEQVSMVCSQLAQDPKLKDGYNAMGFSQGGQFLRAVAQRCPSPPMKTLISVGGQQQGVYGLPRCPGESSHICDWIRKKLNSGAYTDVVQKHLVQAQYWHDPLNDDLYKKHSLFLADINQERVVNETYKKNLQLLDKFVMVKFLQDSVVDPADTEWFGFLKTGQAKETETLQESVLYREDRLGLAAMEAAGKLDFLATEGDHLQFTDEWFNAKLVPYLR; this comes from the exons ATGACGACACTTCTCTGCTTGCTCCTGGGGGCTGGCCCCCTGCTGTCACtacttgtcctcagcccggtacatGGATCTGACAATGCCACCCTCCCATTGGTTATGTGGCATGGAATGG GAGACAGCTGTTGCAACCCTCTCAGCATGGGCTCCATAAAGAAAATGATCGAGGAAGCAATCCCTGGCATTGACGTCCTGTCCCTGATGATTGGCAAGACTGTCATTCAG GACACAGAGAATGGTTTCTTCATGGAcatcaatgagcaggtgtccatggTGTGCAGCCAGCTGGCCCAGGATCCCAAACTGAAGGATGGCTACAATGCCATGGGCTTTTCCCAGGGAGGGCAGTTCCT GAGGGCAGTGGCGCAGCGCTGTCCATCTCCTCCAATGAAAACCCTGATCTCTGTTGGGGGACAACAACAAG GGGTGTACGGTCTCCCTAGATGCCCTGGAGAGAGCTCCCATATCTGTGACTGGATTCGCAAGAAACTCAACTCAGGAGCCTACACCGATGTTGTGCAAAAACA CTTGGTGCAGGCACAGTACTGGCACGACCCACTGAATGACGACCTGTACAAAAAACACAGCCTCTTCCTGGCTGATATCAATCAGGAACGG GTGGTGAACGAGACTTACAAGAAGAACCTCCAGCTGCTGGACAAGTTTGTGATGGTCAAGTTCTTGCAGGACAGCGTTGTTGATCCAGCTGACACAGAG TGGTTTGGTTTTCTCAAAACGGGTCAGGCGAAAGAGACCGAGACCCTTCAGGAGAGTGTTCTCTATAGAGAG GATCGTCTGGGACTGGCAGCGATGGAGGCAGCTGGGAAGCTGGATTTCCTGGCCACAGAAGGAGATCACCTCCAGTTCACCGATGAGTGGTTCAATGCCAAACTAGTGCCTTACCTGCGCTAA